The Coccidioides posadasii str. Silveira chromosome 3, complete sequence genome contains a region encoding:
- a CDS encoding uncharacterized protein (EggNog:ENOG410PH1S~COG:D,U~BUSCO:1817at33183): MSTFPTGTKRGLGAPSSRGRVSRSSRASSRQSNPIRDSNAHEEPSMKAGRGRGSGTTSSMRGQRASSAVRMENGRSSGGLSRGLRGTKSQSSSPFGSAPTNSIFSIDRARDPRRQQGSVPPFKPQKKDKNQDYMSRFEQLKRERTKQRTKAINEGLMADPSQPTSLNRAITPTGACTDMCPEYERVERIVQKMVDKSEKLLNLDTGELDIAETRMIKRFRRSAAGYDEQLPSDIRTPNALLQTLNYILRYVISDDDTLGGIHKFVWDRTRSIRNDLSIQQLTQQQDVEIAVKCLERIARFHILSLHLLSSPTNTEQFDHHQEREQLNNTLLSLLYYYDDFRGRMVFPNEDEFRAYYILFSIHDQRPDLEARVQKWPRELLHSPRIKVALELFAAAGNTWEYQGTLDARRPNAIAQGLYSRFFNLVRSKSVSYLMACIAEIYFSQVRQTAIRSIWKAYCRQPLSQQHKNQEWTIDRLTTALWLDDEDQTIKFCEDQDLELATDSEGRLYLDWGSRSVDSVAFQPSSQQIFSERLVESKRYGRTQQAIILGMSVSQALKHGMIDKMLLHTESESAAVSAKGDGEHGGLFVSDDEGEKELQKNHDNISNIEVQAEMPSTSPSIFSRSLESGNSQTSTNPFINHLTGTFPAGSPSTSSLSASAPPFVPQGLTNFTKSQPAQSVPSSIESRLDEVKPPVSSSPFPSVSMSGPSAPVFSPFGSNFGNPFASKLTSAKDATAPQLSPFPAKKGLFGTPSAPETVSFGRPSSSPAVATVESVESPKTPPFAPFTSNSSTIATDQPDIQKTTSKGQGSKIASTTLFQGTWGGASPAADTVSKPSNSAHPEQPQNPLFPSTSAGIFGLQPSESRESAPSPFGVVEPLQKQTSSQANAGKAPTSLFSSPQPTESSKPTKSVLSTSIISSTPSSNPFSATPPFTGSQNQKSLDVKGPEPKYPPPSLVGQPSSPKKTQGAPAPAVQPPTSRPSEKPVEDQDRVRRELEQRAVREHEKRRILEVEAAKKEAAKRELERLKAARIEKEKKEAVEREAARREKMMREQEEELRAARREIEKREAIERKAAEKEAARKNAIEKEVAKRKALDGENEEEQSRGKAKMAKLSPKQTLTVEELLALELSKQKAAPPKQTTERKSLIDEDELLFTAARMAGRELSRTGLFDGIPQLPESVSRPSTPASSFSSSIMGRASVSSREISDGQHAMVNGYKVALAPETPLGLGRSLSRTEQRIRLTGAHGLAYKPIANLLRTPNEKGKQRAPWGNTIS; this comes from the exons ATGTCGACGTTTCCTACGGGCACGAAGCGTGGCCTTGGTGCTCCGTCAAGTCGGGGTCGCGTGTCTCGCAGCAGCCGGGCTTCATCCAGACAAAGCAATCCCATTCGAGATTCAAATGCCCATGAAGAGCCTAGCATGAAAGCTGGACGCGGGAGAGGAAGCGGCACAACGTCAAGCATGAGGGGGCAACGAGCATCTAGTGCGGTGAGAATGGAGAATGGCAGATCTTCAGGTGGTCTCTCTAGAG GCCTTCGAGGAACCAAATCACAATCATCGTCACCTTTCGGATCTGCGCCAACCAATAGTATATTTTCTATTGATCGCGCAAGGGATCCACGACGCCAACAGGGTTCAGTTCCGCCTTTTAAGCCGCAGAAAAAGGACAAGAATCAGGACTATATGAGTCGTTTCGAACAG TTAAAACGTGAACGTACCAAGCAACGTACCAAGGCCATTAATGAAGGACTTATGGCAGACCCCAGCCAACCGACGTCCCTAAATCGAGCCATCACTCCTACTGGCGCCTGCACGGATATGTGCCCTGAGTACGAGCGAGTAGAACGAATTGTTCAAAAAATGGTAGATAAAAGTGAAAAG TTACTGAACCTAGACACCGGAGAGCTTGACATTGCGGAGACTAGGATGATTAAGAGGTTTCGAAGATCAGCGGCCGGCTATGATGAGCAATTGCCCTCTGATATCAGGACGCCGAACGCCCTCTTGCAGACGCTAAATTACATCCTTCGATACGTGATTAGTGACGATGATACTCTTGGAGGTATCCATAAATTTGTCTGGGACCGAACTCGGTCAATCCGCAATGACTTGTCTATCCAGCAACTCACGCAGCAACAAGACGTGGAAATTGCAGTTAAATGCCTCGAGCGGATAGCTCGTTTCCATATTCTATCCCTCCATTTATTATCAAGTCCCACAAATACGGAACAGTTTGACCACCACCAAGAGCGGGAACAACTTAACAACACTCTTCTCTCGTTATTGTACTACTATGATGATTTTCGAGGGCGTATGGTATTTCCGAACGAAGATGAATTTCGTGCTTACTACATTCTCTTTTCGATCCACGATCAGCGCCCTGATTTGGAAGCACGTGTTCAAAAGTGGCCCCGTGAATTACTACATTCTCCACGAATAAAAGTCGCCTTGGAACTCTTTGCTGCTGCCGGGAATACCTGGGAATATCAAGGAACTCTTGATGCGCGCAGGCCTAATGCTATCGCTCAGGGGCTCTATTCACGATTCTTCAACCTGGTCCGTTCAAAAAGTGTTTCATACCTCATGGCATGTATTGCGGAGATTTATTTTAGCCAAGTGCGTCAAACTGCGATTCGATCAATATGGAAAGCCTACTGCCGACAGCCACTCTCCCAGCAGCACAAAAACCAAGAGTGGACAATTGATAGGCTCACAACAGCGCTATGGCTCGATGACGAAGACCAAACCATTAAATTTTGTGAAGATCAGGACCTCGAACTCGCAACCGATTCTGAAGGACGGCTTTACCTCGATTGGGGGAGTCGTTCAGTTGACTCTGTCG CCTTCCAACCGTCTTCTCAACAGATTTTCTCGGAACGCTTAGTCGAGTCGAAACGTTACGGAAGGACTCAACAAGCTATTATTCTTGGCATGAGTGTTTCACAGGCACTTAAGCATGGGATGATAGATAAAATGCTGCTTCACACAGAATCAGAATCTGCAGCCGTGTCCGCTAAAGGAGACGGAGAACACGGGGGTCTTTTTGTTAGCGATGACGAAGGCGAAAAAGAATTACAAAAGAATCACGACAACATTTCTAATATTGAGGTCCAGGCAGAGATGCCGTCAACGTCTCCCTCGATATTTTCTCGGTCTTTGGAAAGTGGAAATAGCCAGACCTCCACGAACCCATTCATAAACCATCTGACGGGCACATTCCCTGCCGGCTCAccatctacatcttcattatcaGCTAGCGCTCCTCCTTTTGTCCCTCAGGGCTTAACAAACTTCACCAAG TCTCAACCAGCACAGTCAGTACCTTCATCGATAGAATCGCGCCTAGACGAAGTCAAACCCCCGGTTTCGAGTAGCCCTTTTCCGTCTGTGTCAATGTCTGGGCCCTCAGCGCCTGTATTTTCTCCCTTTGGTTCGAATTTCGGAAACCCGTTTGCATCGAAGCTTACTTCAGCGAAAGACGCCACTGCGCCCCAACTATCACCATTCCCTGCCAAGAAAGGATTGTTTGGAACCCCTTCCGCACCCGAAACTGTCTCTTTCGGAAGACCAAGTTCATCACCGGCCGTAGCCACGGTTGAAAGCGTTGAAAGCCCTAAGACGCCCCCTTTTGCACCATTCACAAGTAATTCGTCAACAATAGCCACTGATCAGCCCGACATCCAGAAAACAACAAGCAAAGGTCAGGGCTCGAAAATAGCATCTACTACGCTTTTCCAAGGCACCTGGGGCGGTGCTTCACCTGCGGCGGATACGGTTAGCAAACCATCGAATT CTGCCCATCCCGAGCAGCCACAAAATCCTCTTTTCCCATCCACCTCAGCAGGAATATTCGGCCTCCAGCCCAGTGAGTCTCGTGAAT CCGCACCAAGTCCATTTGGAGTTGTCGAGCCGCTACAAAAGCAAACATCTTCTCAGGCTAATGCTGGAAAAGCGCCCACGTCGCTCTTCTCTTCGCCGCAGCCTACAGAGTCATCTAAGCCTACGAAGTCCGTACTTTCGACCTCTATAATATCGTCAACACCTTCATCAAATCCATTCTCCGCAACCCCCCCCTTTACCGGGTCCCAGAACCAGAAGAGCTTGGATGTTAAAG GTCCTGAGCCAAAATATCCGCCACCATCACTTGTTGGTCAACCATCAAGTCCAAAAAAGACCCAAGGGGCTCCAGCTCCTGCTGTGCAACCACCAACTTCGAGGCCCTCAGAGAAGCCTGTCGAAGACCAGGATAGGGTAAGACGAGAACTTGAGCAACGAGCCGTGAGAGAGcatgagaagagaagaatatTGGAAGTAGAGGCTGCCAAGAAAGAAGCAGCGAAGCGAGAACTTGAGCGGCTCAAAGCTGCACGAAttgaaaaggagaagaaagaggcGGTAGAACGGGAAGCAGCACGGCGAGAAAAAATGATGAGAGAACAGGAAGAAGAGTTACGAGCTGCACGAAGGGAGatagagaagagagaggctATTGAGCgaaaagcagcagagaaGGAAGCGGCTAGAAAAAATGCGATTGAAAAGGAGGTAGCAAAACGCAAAGCTTTGGATGGAGAAAACGAGGAAGAACAATCCCGAGGAAAAGCGAAGATGGCCAAACTTAGCCCTAAACAAACACTCACGGTTGAAGAATTATTGGCCCTCGAACTCTCCAAGCAAAAAGCTGCACCGCCGAAGCAGACTACGGAACGAAAGTCTTTGATTGATGAGGATGAATTACTCTTCACTGCGGCACGTATGGCTGGTAGGGAACTGTCACGTACCGGTTTATTTGATGGTATTCCACAGCTCCCAGAGTCAGTATCCCGCCCATCAACACCAGCCTCGTCATTTTCGTCATCTATTATGGGACGGGCAAGCGTTAGTAGTCGGGAGATCAGCGATGGTCAACACGCCATGGTGAACGGGTACAAAGTAGCCTTGGCTCCAGAGACGCCACTAGGATTAGGAAGGAGTCTCTCCAGAACAGAGCAGAGGATTCGGTTAACAGGTGCTCATGGCCTTGCGTATAAGCCGATTGCGAACCTTTTAAGAACGCCTAATGAGAAGGGGAAACAGAGGGCTCCCTGGGGAAACACCATATCTTAA